The proteins below are encoded in one region of Tolumonas auensis DSM 9187:
- the istB gene encoding IS21-like element helper ATPase IstB, protein MTIPTLNRLRELKLGGMAHALQQQQEQPGPYAELSFTERLAMLVEQEHLYREQKKQSRLLQQAHLKLSATLQEIDYQHPRNVERNQIAQLAQSEWINRGQNLLITGPCGSGKTYLACAFGHNACLHGYSVQYYRLSRLLQALTQAKANGSYPKLLRQLARIRLLVLDDWGLEPLTQAHRNDLLEIMDDRHGQSSTMVISQLPTEQWYGSIGDNTLADAILDRLMHNAHRLQLKGESMRKRQDKLTQDEQSG, encoded by the coding sequence ATGACTATACCCACACTCAACCGCTTACGGGAACTGAAACTGGGCGGAATGGCGCACGCATTACAGCAGCAACAGGAACAACCGGGACCGTATGCAGAACTGTCGTTTACTGAACGGCTAGCCATGCTGGTTGAACAGGAACATCTGTATCGGGAGCAAAAGAAACAATCGCGGTTACTGCAACAAGCGCACCTAAAACTCAGTGCGACATTGCAGGAGATCGACTATCAGCATCCGAGGAATGTCGAACGCAATCAAATCGCCCAACTGGCACAAAGCGAATGGATCAACCGGGGTCAGAATCTGTTGATCACCGGCCCCTGTGGCAGTGGTAAAACCTATCTGGCTTGTGCGTTCGGCCATAACGCCTGTCTGCATGGCTATAGCGTGCAATATTACCGGCTATCGCGGCTGTTGCAGGCGCTGACGCAAGCGAAAGCAAACGGTAGTTACCCGAAGTTGCTAAGACAGCTAGCCCGGATCCGGTTACTGGTGCTGGATGACTGGGGGCTGGAACCACTGACCCAGGCGCATCGCAATGACCTGCTGGAAATCATGGATGATCGGCACGGACAGAGTTCAACCATGGTCATCAGCCAGTTACCGACAGAACAATGGTACGGAAGTATCGGCGATAACACGCTGGCCGATGCCATCCTTGACCGGTTAATGCACAACGCCCACCGGTTACAACTTAAAGGAGAATCGATGAGAAAAAGACAGGATAAGTTGACGCAAGATGAACAGTCAGGCTAA